From the Halorhabdus utahensis DSM 12940 genome, one window contains:
- a CDS encoding 50S ribosomal protein L23, with protein MTDPIDVIDHPHVTEKAMDKMDFQNKLQFIVKIDATKDDIREAVEQQFDVTVDNVNAQVTMNGNKKAEVTLSADDDAEEVASRIGVF; from the coding sequence ATGACCGATCCGATCGACGTCATCGACCATCCTCACGTCACCGAGAAGGCGATGGACAAGATGGACTTCCAGAACAAGCTCCAGTTCATCGTCAAGATCGACGCGACGAAGGACGACATCCGCGAGGCCGTCGAACAGCAGTTCGACGTCACCGTCGACAACGTCAACGCACAGGTCACGATGAACGGCAACAAAAAGGCAGAGGTAACTCTCTCGGCTGACGACGACGCCGAGGAAGTCGCCTCCCGAATCGGGGTGTTCTGA
- a CDS encoding 50S ribosomal protein L2 yields the protein MGRRIQGQRRGRGTPTFRAPSHRYKSDLSHRSTEARDGDVISGTVVDIEHDPARSAPVAAVEFEDGDQRLVLAPEGVGVGDEIQVGVTAAIEPGNTLPLAEIPEGVQVCNVEANPGDGGKFARASGVSAQLMAHDRNVTVVQLPSGDVRRLDPDCRATVGVVAGGGRTEKPFVKAGNKYHKMKSRGTKYPRVRGVAMNAVDHPFGGGGRQHPGQPKSISRNAPPGRKVGDISSRRTGRGGDE from the coding sequence ATGGGACGACGGATTCAAGGTCAACGACGCGGTCGCGGGACGCCCACGTTCCGGGCACCATCCCACCGCTACAAGTCCGATCTCTCACACCGGAGCACCGAAGCGCGCGACGGCGACGTCATCTCGGGGACGGTCGTGGACATCGAACACGACCCTGCCCGGAGCGCACCCGTCGCCGCCGTCGAGTTCGAGGACGGCGATCAGCGACTCGTCCTCGCGCCCGAAGGCGTCGGCGTCGGCGACGAGATTCAGGTCGGCGTCACCGCGGCGATCGAGCCCGGGAACACGCTCCCGCTGGCCGAGATCCCCGAGGGCGTCCAGGTCTGTAACGTCGAGGCCAACCCCGGCGACGGCGGGAAGTTCGCCCGGGCGTCAGGCGTCTCGGCGCAGTTGATGGCCCACGACCGCAACGTGACGGTCGTCCAGTTGCCAAGCGGCGACGTCCGCCGACTCGACCCGGACTGCCGGGCGACGGTCGGTGTGGTCGCCGGCGGCGGCCGGACGGAGAAACCCTTCGTGAAGGCCGGCAACAAGTACCACAAGATGAAATCCCGTGGGACGAAGTACCCGCGGGTTCGCGGGGTCGCGATGAACGCGGTCGACCACCCGTTCGGTGGCGGTGGCCGCCAGCACCCCGGTCAGCCCAAGTCCATCTCGCGGAACGCGCCGCCGGGACGGAAGGTTGGCGACATTTCCTCGCGCCGGACTGGCCGAGGTGGTGACGAATGA
- a CDS encoding 30S ribosomal protein S19 produces the protein MSSHDYQIGHEGEFTYRGHTLEELQDMSVEEVAELLPARMRRSIKRGLSYEKRQLLEEARDAGEEETANDPIRTHLRDMPILPEFVGITFAVHNGQSFERVKVEPEMLGHYLGEFQLTRTSVEHGQAGIGATRSSKFVPLK, from the coding sequence ATGAGCTCACACGATTACCAGATCGGTCACGAGGGCGAGTTTACCTACCGTGGCCACACGCTCGAGGAGTTGCAGGACATGTCCGTCGAGGAAGTCGCGGAACTGCTGCCCGCACGAATGCGGCGAAGTATCAAACGCGGCCTGTCCTACGAGAAACGACAGTTGCTCGAAGAGGCCCGTGACGCCGGCGAGGAGGAGACGGCCAACGACCCGATCAGGACGCACCTGCGGGACATGCCGATCCTCCCCGAGTTCGTCGGGATCACGTTCGCGGTCCACAACGGCCAGAGCTTCGAGCGCGTGAAGGTCGAGCCCGAGATGCTCGGCCACTACCTGGGCGAGTTCCAGCTCACGCGCACGAGCGTCGAGCACGGACAGGCCGGGATCGGGGCGACCCGCTCCTCGAAGTTCGTGCCACTCAAGTAA
- a CDS encoding 50S ribosomal protein L22, which translates to MGISYSVDADPERTAKAMLRERQMSHKHSKAIAREIKGMIAEEAVAYLEDVIEGDRSVPFKSHNSGVGHRNDIEGWDAGRYPEKASKAFIDLLENAIGNAEYAGMDGESMQIAHVAAHKVGEQQGRKPRAMGRANPWNTPEVDVELILEELQEGDA; encoded by the coding sequence ATGGGAATCAGCTACTCAGTCGACGCGGATCCGGAGCGGACGGCGAAAGCCATGCTCCGGGAGCGTCAGATGAGCCACAAGCACAGCAAGGCCATCGCCCGGGAGATCAAGGGCATGATCGCCGAGGAGGCGGTCGCCTATCTCGAGGACGTCATCGAGGGCGACCGATCGGTCCCCTTCAAGTCCCACAACTCGGGCGTCGGCCATCGAAACGACATCGAGGGTTGGGACGCCGGCCGCTATCCGGAGAAGGCCAGCAAGGCCTTCATCGATCTGCTCGAGAACGCGATCGGCAACGCCGAATACGCGGGTATGGACGGCGAGTCCATGCAGATCGCCCACGTCGCCGCCCACAAGGTCGGCGAACAGCAGGGTCGCAAGCCCCGCGCGATGGGGCGAGCGAACCCGTGGAACACGCCGGAAGTCGATGTCGAACTCATTCTCGAAGAACTCCAGGAGGGTGATGCCTGA
- a CDS encoding 30S ribosomal protein S3 — protein sequence MADELQFIQDGIQRTQIDEFFEDELGRAGYGGMDVAKTPMGTQIVLKAEKPGMVIGKGGKNIRKITTTLEEEFGLEDPQVDVQEVEEPDLNARIVADRLANALERGWYFRKAGHTTIDRIMESGAKGAEIVLSGKVTGARSRVEKFNRGYIKHNGEPAEDIVDHGQGVAVMKLGTIGVDVKIIPPNAELPDDFEIYEDVEVEDYVEDVEEGSVEELLAGEPEEGDAAEAADADAADAADDAAEDAPDEEVVEEAAEAEEFDDVDVPDDAGVEDELDELEESVDEELDEETEEAAEELLDEMDDEEADADDGDATADADADEEGEAE from the coding sequence ATGGCGGACGAACTGCAGTTCATCCAGGACGGCATCCAGCGCACCCAGATCGACGAGTTCTTCGAGGACGAACTCGGTCGCGCGGGCTACGGCGGCATGGACGTCGCCAAGACGCCGATGGGGACCCAGATCGTCCTCAAGGCCGAAAAGCCCGGCATGGTGATCGGCAAGGGTGGGAAGAACATCCGGAAGATCACCACCACGCTCGAAGAGGAATTCGGGCTCGAAGATCCCCAGGTCGACGTTCAGGAAGTCGAGGAACCCGACCTCAACGCTCGGATCGTCGCCGACCGGTTGGCGAACGCCCTCGAACGCGGCTGGTACTTCCGGAAGGCCGGTCACACCACGATCGACCGGATCATGGAGTCCGGTGCGAAGGGTGCCGAGATCGTCCTCTCCGGCAAGGTCACGGGCGCACGCTCCCGCGTGGAGAAGTTCAACCGTGGCTACATCAAGCACAACGGCGAACCCGCCGAGGACATCGTCGATCACGGCCAGGGCGTCGCCGTCATGAAGCTCGGCACGATCGGGGTGGACGTCAAGATCATCCCGCCGAATGCCGAACTGCCCGACGACTTCGAGATCTACGAGGACGTCGAGGTCGAGGACTACGTCGAGGACGTCGAGGAAGGCTCCGTCGAGGAGCTGCTCGCCGGCGAGCCCGAGGAGGGCGACGCTGCCGAGGCAGCTGATGCGGACGCCGCCGACGCCGCGGACGACGCGGCCGAGGACGCCCCCGACGAGGAAGTCGTCGAGGAGGCCGCCGAGGCCGAGGAGTTCGACGACGTCGACGTCCCGGACGACGCGGGTGTCGAGGACGAACTCGACGAACTTGAGGAGTCCGTCGACGAGGAACTCGACGAGGAGACCGAGGAAGCGGCCGAGGAGCTTCTCGATGAGATGGATGACGAAGAAGCTGACGCGGACGACGGAGACGCGACGGCCGACGCTGACGCGGACGAGGAGGGTGAGGCCGAATGA
- the rpmC gene encoding 50S ribosomal protein L29 has protein sequence MTILHPEEIRDMTAAERESELEDLQTELLNARAVQATGGAPENPGRIKEIRKAIARIKTIEAEDAANE, from the coding sequence ATGACCATCCTCCATCCCGAAGAGATCCGCGACATGACCGCCGCCGAACGCGAGAGCGAACTCGAGGATCTCCAGACGGAACTGCTGAACGCCCGTGCCGTCCAGGCGACGGGTGGTGCCCCGGAGAACCCCGGGCGGATCAAGGAGATCCGGAAGGCGATCGCGCGGATCAAGACGATCGAAGCCGAGGACGCGGCGAACGAATAA
- a CDS encoding ribonuclease P protein component 1, protein MPLTPDTLARHELIGLPARVSAATNADLVGIDGTVVNETAKTLSIERGGRTWQVPKATATVEFTLSSDDPAATDGELVVTVDGNRLVAPPARRTERRGDSTWR, encoded by the coding sequence ATGCCACTCACCCCCGACACCCTCGCGCGGCACGAACTCATCGGGCTACCTGCCCGCGTGAGCGCCGCGACCAACGCGGACCTCGTCGGAATCGACGGGACGGTCGTCAACGAGACGGCCAAGACGCTGTCGATCGAGCGAGGGGGTCGGACGTGGCAGGTCCCGAAGGCGACGGCGACCGTCGAGTTCACGCTGTCGAGTGACGATCCGGCCGCCACGGACGGCGAGCTGGTCGTCACCGTCGACGGCAACCGACTCGTGGCCCCGCCGGCCAGACGGACCGAACGCAGAGGTGACTCAACATGGCGCTAG
- a CDS encoding 30S ribosomal protein S17: MALGLNVQQPDVTCDDENCPFHGTLSVRGQTLEGTVASTDMQKTVVVEREYDVTVPKYDRLMKRRSRIPAHAPPCMDVEEGDTVTIAETRPLSKTKSHAVVAKHGGAD; the protein is encoded by the coding sequence ATGGCGCTAGGACTGAACGTACAGCAACCGGACGTGACCTGTGATGACGAGAACTGCCCGTTCCACGGCACCCTTTCGGTGCGTGGGCAGACGCTCGAAGGCACAGTCGCGTCCACCGACATGCAGAAGACCGTCGTCGTCGAGCGAGAGTACGACGTAACCGTCCCGAAATACGACCGCCTCATGAAACGGCGGAGCCGGATTCCGGCCCATGCACCCCCGTGCATGGACGTCGAGGAAGGCGACACGGTCACGATCGCAGAGACCCGACCACTGTCGAAGACGAAATCCCACGCAGTGGTCGCGAAACACGGAGGTGCGGACTGA
- a CDS encoding 50S ribosomal protein L14 — MEALNADVTQGLEKGSLVTCADNSGARELKVISVAGYSGTKNRHPKAGLGDKITVSVTKGTPEMRRQVLEAVVVRQRKPIRRPDGTRVKFEDNAAVIVDENEDPRGTELRGPIAREVAERFGSIASAATMIV; from the coding sequence ATGGAAGCCCTCAACGCCGACGTCACCCAGGGCCTCGAGAAGGGCTCGCTGGTCACGTGTGCCGACAACTCCGGCGCACGTGAACTCAAGGTGATCAGCGTCGCCGGGTATTCCGGCACGAAGAACCGCCATCCGAAGGCGGGCCTGGGCGACAAGATCACCGTTTCGGTGACCAAGGGCACCCCGGAGATGCGACGGCAGGTGCTGGAGGCGGTCGTCGTCCGCCAGCGCAAGCCGATCCGTCGACCCGACGGCACGCGCGTGAAGTTCGAGGACAACGCGGCCGTCATCGTCGACGAGAACGAGGATCCCCGGGGCACCGAACTCCGCGGGCCGATCGCCCGCGAGGTGGCCGAACGCTTCGGCTCCATCGCCTCGGCAGCAACGATGATCGTCTAG
- the rplX gene encoding 50S ribosomal protein L24: protein MSEQPTKQRNQTERAPLHERHDQVHATLTEDLREEYGQRRVRVNAGDTVEVMRGDFAGEEGEVLDVDLRDATISVEDVTLETADGEEVPRRLEASNVRVIDLDLSDDVREQRLESEDSA from the coding sequence ATGAGTGAACAACCAACCAAACAGCGCAATCAGACCGAACGCGCCCCGTTGCACGAGCGACACGACCAGGTGCACGCGACGCTGACCGAGGACCTCCGCGAGGAGTACGGACAGCGCCGCGTCCGGGTCAACGCGGGCGATACGGTCGAGGTTATGCGCGGGGACTTCGCCGGCGAGGAAGGCGAAGTGCTCGACGTGGATCTCCGGGACGCGACGATCAGCGTCGAGGATGTCACGCTCGAGACTGCCGACGGCGAGGAAGTGCCCCGGCGACTCGAGGCGAGCAACGTCCGCGTGATCGACCTCGACCTCTCTGATGACGTGCGCGAGCAACGACTCGAATCGGAGGATAGCGCATGA
- a CDS encoding 30S ribosomal protein S4e, with protein sequence MSNHQKRLSVPNSWPIERKTETFTVKADAGPHGEAGVPLLIVLRDVLGYVDSRKEARFALDQDQVLINGDPESDETRPVGMFDILAFTEREEFYRVFPGEGGRLALTPIDEDSAQSKLGKIVGKQFVPGGDLQLTLHDGETLLVSEDAPYEGNDSVVVENDSEEIVAHFEYEEGALVTAVDGQHAGEIGTIEEIQVTPGSAENNVRIDREDGSIIETIEEYVVVIDENFVEDDEGVEADDEAEADADDAADADADDEDAEADEADADAEAEEADGDDDEADGGDDE encoded by the coding sequence ATGAGTAACCACCAGAAACGACTCTCGGTACCGAACAGCTGGCCGATCGAGCGCAAGACCGAGACCTTCACCGTAAAGGCCGACGCCGGCCCCCACGGCGAGGCGGGCGTGCCCCTGCTGATCGTCCTTCGGGACGTGCTGGGGTACGTCGACAGCCGCAAGGAGGCCCGCTTCGCGCTCGATCAGGACCAGGTGCTGATCAACGGCGACCCCGAAAGCGACGAGACCCGCCCGGTGGGGATGTTCGACATCCTCGCCTTCACGGAGCGCGAGGAGTTCTACCGCGTGTTCCCCGGAGAGGGCGGTCGACTCGCGCTGACGCCGATCGACGAGGATTCGGCCCAGTCAAAGCTGGGGAAGATCGTCGGCAAACAGTTCGTCCCCGGCGGCGACCTGCAGCTCACGCTGCACGACGGCGAGACGCTGCTGGTCTCCGAGGACGCGCCCTACGAGGGCAACGACTCGGTCGTCGTCGAGAACGACAGCGAGGAGATCGTCGCCCACTTCGAGTACGAGGAGGGCGCACTCGTAACGGCCGTCGACGGTCAGCACGCCGGCGAGATCGGGACGATCGAGGAGATCCAGGTCACGCCCGGCAGCGCCGAGAACAACGTCCGCATCGACCGCGAGGACGGCTCGATCATCGAGACGATCGAGGAGTACGTCGTCGTTATCGACGAGAACTTCGTCGAGGACGATGAGGGCGTGGAAGCGGACGACGAGGCTGAGGCCGACGCCGACGACGCGGCCGACGCTGACGCAGACGACGAAGACGCGGAAGCCGACGAGGCTGATGCAGACGCCGAGGCCGAGGAAGCCGACGGAGACGACGACGAGGCTGACGGAGGTGACGACGAATGA
- a CDS encoding 50S ribosomal protein L5, whose amino-acid sequence MSSESRDADFHDMREPSVEKVVVHMGIGQGGQELADAEEILEEIVGQQPVRTTAKATVGEFDIRQGDPVGTKVTLRDEAAEEFIETALAFTDLDAAQFDETGNFSFGVEEHTDFPSQEYDPTIGIYGLDVTVNLTRPGYRVAKRDKASRPIPSNHRLDPQDAIAFVESTFDVEVSQ is encoded by the coding sequence ATGAGCTCCGAGAGTCGTGACGCTGACTTCCACGACATGCGCGAGCCGTCCGTCGAGAAGGTCGTCGTCCACATGGGAATCGGACAGGGTGGCCAGGAACTCGCTGACGCCGAGGAGATCCTCGAGGAGATCGTCGGCCAACAGCCGGTGCGGACGACCGCGAAGGCGACGGTCGGCGAGTTCGACATCCGCCAGGGCGACCCGGTCGGGACGAAGGTCACGCTTCGCGACGAAGCCGCCGAGGAGTTCATCGAGACGGCCCTGGCGTTCACCGACCTCGACGCCGCGCAGTTCGACGAGACCGGCAACTTCAGCTTCGGCGTCGAGGAACACACCGACTTCCCCAGCCAGGAGTACGACCCCACGATCGGGATCTACGGGTTGGACGTGACGGTGAACCTGACGCGGCCAGGCTATCGCGTGGCAAAGCGCGATAAGGCGTCCCGGCCGATCCCCTCGAACCATCGGCTCGACCCGCAGGACGCCATCGCGTTCGTCGAGTCGACATTCGACGTGGAGGTGAGCCAATGA
- a CDS encoding 30S ribosomal protein S14, which yields MSESETDNDAGREATGEQAAKRTGALETCQRCGREQGLVGKYDIWLCRQCFREISRDMGFRKYR from the coding sequence ATGAGCGAGAGCGAGACAGACAACGACGCAGGTCGGGAGGCAACCGGCGAGCAAGCCGCAAAGCGGACCGGCGCGCTCGAAACCTGCCAGCGGTGCGGTCGCGAGCAGGGCCTGGTCGGCAAGTACGACATCTGGCTCTGCCGGCAGTGTTTCCGGGAGATCTCCCGCGACATGGGATTCAGGAAGTATCGATAA
- a CDS encoding 30S ribosomal protein S8 → MTGNDPLSAALSGLDNAESVGQLTHTVEPASNETGSVLEVLYDRGYIDGFERVEDGKAGRFEVELSGAINECGSVKPRYSVGADEFEQWEKRFLPARDYGTLVVTTSHGIMSHYEAREAGVGGQVIAYVY, encoded by the coding sequence ATGACGGGTAACGATCCACTCAGCGCCGCGCTCTCGGGGCTCGATAACGCCGAGAGCGTCGGACAGCTGACACACACAGTCGAGCCCGCCTCGAACGAGACCGGCAGCGTCCTCGAAGTACTGTACGATCGCGGCTACATCGACGGCTTCGAGCGCGTTGAAGACGGCAAGGCCGGACGGTTCGAGGTCGAATTGAGCGGTGCGATCAACGAATGTGGCTCGGTCAAGCCCCGCTATTCAGTGGGAGCCGACGAGTTCGAGCAGTGGGAGAAGCGATTCCTCCCCGCCCGTGACTACGGGACGCTCGTCGTCACGACCAGCCACGGCATCATGAGCCACTACGAGGCCCGCGAGGCGGGTGTCGGTGGCCAGGTGATCGCGTACGTCTACTGA
- a CDS encoding 50S ribosomal protein L6, translated as MPRTELQLPEDASAEMDHLELTVEGPEGSVTRRLWYPDITVEVTDDAVVIESDEGDAKTMSTIGTFESHVRNMFHGVTEGWEYEMEVFYSHFPMQVRAEDSEIVIENFLGERAPRTTPIHGDTEVEIDEERLTLRGPSIEDVGQTAADIEQLTRVPGKDVRVFQDGVYITEKPNRGEA; from the coding sequence ATGCCACGAACAGAACTACAGCTACCGGAAGACGCGAGCGCCGAGATGGACCATCTCGAGCTCACCGTCGAAGGACCCGAAGGCAGCGTCACGCGCCGGTTGTGGTATCCGGACATCACCGTCGAGGTGACCGACGACGCCGTCGTCATCGAGTCCGACGAGGGCGATGCGAAGACGATGTCGACGATCGGGACCTTCGAGAGCCACGTGCGGAACATGTTCCACGGCGTCACCGAGGGCTGGGAGTACGAGATGGAAGTCTTCTACTCTCACTTCCCGATGCAGGTGCGCGCCGAGGATAGCGAGATCGTCATCGAGAACTTCCTCGGCGAGCGAGCGCCGCGGACGACCCCGATCCACGGGGACACCGAGGTCGAGATCGACGAGGAACGGCTCACGTTGCGTGGCCCCAGTATCGAGGATGTCGGCCAGACGGCGGCCGACATCGAGCAGCTCACCCGTGTCCCGGGCAAGGACGTCCGGGTGTTCCAGGACGGCGTCTACATCACGGAAAAGCCGAATCGAGGTGAGGCCTGA
- a CDS encoding 50S ribosomal protein L32e, translating into MTDISGVGEGTAENLREAGFETVEDVARAEQSDLTEVEGIGNALAARIQADVGELDVSEAETAEVEEVGGEAEAEEAAETELQARGHAEKTPELSDEEARLLVQRRREGKPQFNRQDHHKKKRVSTSWRRPRGGLSKQRRGIKGKGDTVEAGFRTPNAIRGLHPSGFEEVRVHNLDDLEGVDGDSQAVRIASKVGARKRERIEERAESEGIRVLNPTYVEVEVNDD; encoded by the coding sequence CTGACTGACATCAGCGGTGTCGGCGAAGGCACCGCCGAGAACCTTCGCGAGGCCGGCTTCGAGACGGTCGAAGACGTCGCTCGCGCCGAGCAGTCCGATCTGACCGAGGTCGAGGGCATCGGTAACGCACTCGCCGCCCGGATTCAGGCTGACGTCGGCGAACTCGATGTCTCGGAAGCCGAGACGGCCGAGGTCGAGGAAGTCGGTGGGGAAGCCGAAGCCGAAGAAGCAGCCGAGACGGAACTGCAGGCACGCGGTCACGCCGAGAAGACGCCCGAACTCTCCGACGAGGAAGCACGCTTGCTCGTCCAGCGTCGACGCGAGGGCAAACCGCAGTTCAATCGGCAGGACCACCACAAGAAAAAGCGCGTTTCGACGTCCTGGCGACGCCCGCGGGGCGGTCTCTCGAAGCAGCGCCGCGGCATCAAGGGCAAGGGCGACACCGTCGAGGCCGGATTTCGGACCCCGAACGCGATTCGCGGGCTCCACCCCTCCGGTTTCGAGGAAGTTCGCGTCCACAATCTCGATGACCTCGAGGGCGTGGATGGCGACAGTCAGGCAGTGCGGATCGCCTCGAAAGTCGGTGCGCGCAAACGCGAGCGCATCGAGGAACGAGCCGAGAGCGAGGGCATTCGTGTCCTCAACCCCACCTACGTCGAAGTCGAGGTGAACGATGACTGA
- a CDS encoding 50S ribosomal protein L19e encodes MTDLSAQKRLAADVLDIGKNRVWFDPDAQGEIADAITREDVRDLIDQGIVREQETQGNSRSQARERQQKRAYGHQKGHGSRKGSAGARQNEKDDWASRIRAQRERLRELRGDELSASEYRELYDQASGGEFDDVGDLNRYIDDQYGDQ; translated from the coding sequence ATGACTGATCTGAGCGCACAGAAGCGACTTGCGGCCGACGTGCTCGATATCGGGAAGAACCGCGTCTGGTTCGATCCCGACGCCCAGGGCGAAATTGCTGACGCGATCACGCGCGAGGACGTTCGCGATTTGATCGATCAGGGTATCGTCCGAGAGCAGGAAACGCAGGGCAACTCCCGTAGCCAGGCCAGAGAGCGCCAGCAGAAACGCGCCTACGGCCACCAGAAGGGACACGGGTCCCGGAAGGGCTCGGCGGGTGCCCGACAGAACGAGAAGGACGACTGGGCCTCGCGCATCCGTGCACAGCGCGAACGCCTGCGTGAACTCCGCGGTGACGAGTTGTCGGCCTCGGAGTATCGCGAACTGTACGATCAGGCCAGCGGCGGCGAATTCGACGACGTCGGTGACCTGAATCGGTATATCGACGACCAATACGGTGATCAGTGA
- a CDS encoding 50S ribosomal protein L18, producing MATGPRYKVPMRRRRESRTDYHQRLRLLKSGKPRLVARLSNSQARAQLVTTGPNGDETVAAAESNDLAEYGWEAPTGNLPAAYLTGLLAGRRAIEDGFEEAVLDIGLNTPTPGSKVFAIQEGAIDAGLEIPHNDDVLADWERTSGEHIAEYAEGLDEDLYSGDFDATELPAHFTELREQLLEGDIEL from the coding sequence ATGGCGACAGGACCACGATACAAGGTGCCGATGCGTCGGCGCCGCGAATCCCGGACGGACTACCATCAGCGGTTGCGCCTGCTGAAATCCGGCAAGCCCCGCCTCGTGGCGCGGCTCTCGAACAGCCAGGCCAGGGCGCAGCTGGTGACGACCGGGCCGAACGGCGACGAGACAGTTGCAGCCGCCGAGTCGAACGACCTCGCCGAGTACGGCTGGGAGGCACCGACGGGCAACCTGCCCGCCGCGTACCTCACCGGACTGCTCGCCGGGCGTCGTGCGATCGAGGACGGCTTCGAAGAGGCCGTGCTGGATATCGGACTCAACACGCCGACGCCAGGAAGTAAAGTATTCGCGATCCAGGAGGGCGCGATCGACGCGGGCCTGGAGATCCCCCACAACGACGACGTGCTCGCCGACTGGGAACGGACCAGTGGCGAACACATCGCCGAGTACGCCGAGGGCCTCGACGAGGACCTCTACAGCGGGGATTTCGACGCGACAGAACTGCCCGCACACTTCACCGAGTTGCGAGAGCAGTTACTCGAAGGTGACATCGAACTATGA
- a CDS encoding 30S ribosomal protein S5, with amino-acid sequence MSDGWEPRTRLGRQVADGEIDSMGDALNAGLPLKEPEIVDQLVPGLEDEVLDINMVQRMTDSGRRVKFRCVVVVGNRDGLVGYAEGRDDQVGGAIQKAIEVAKLNMIDISRGCGSWECGCGRPHTVALRTTGKAGSVEVELQPAPRGLGLAGGETVRHVLELAGIEDIWTRSSGNTRTTVNFAKATFNALRSTAEARVPERAFEEREVIE; translated from the coding sequence ATGAGCGACGGATGGGAACCACGAACGCGGCTCGGCCGGCAGGTCGCCGACGGCGAGATCGACTCGATGGGCGACGCGCTGAACGCCGGGCTGCCACTGAAGGAACCGGAGATCGTCGACCAGCTCGTCCCCGGGCTCGAAGACGAAGTACTGGACATCAACATGGTCCAGCGCATGACCGACTCTGGCCGCCGGGTGAAGTTCCGGTGTGTCGTCGTCGTGGGCAACCGCGACGGCCTGGTCGGCTACGCCGAGGGGCGTGACGATCAGGTCGGCGGCGCGATCCAGAAGGCCATCGAGGTCGCCAAGCTCAACATGATCGACATCTCCCGCGGGTGTGGCTCGTGGGAGTGTGGCTGCGGGCGACCCCACACGGTCGCGCTCCGCACCACGGGCAAGGCCGGCAGCGTCGAGGTCGAACTCCAGCCCGCACCGCGCGGGCTCGGACTCGCCGGCGGAGAGACCGTCCGGCACGTCCTCGAACTCGCCGGGATCGAAGACATCTGGACGCGATCGAGCGGAAACACGCGCACGACCGTCAACTTCGCGAAGGCGACGTTCAACGCCCTGCGGAGCACGGCCGAGGCGCGGGTACCCGAGCGGGCATTCGAGGAGCGCGAGGTGATCGAGTGA
- a CDS encoding 50S ribosomal protein L30 — protein MEALVQLRGEVDVSGDVVDTLMMLNLGRVNHATLVPETDAYRGMITKVHDVVAHGEPSVETVELLLESRAEPAEGGEDVDDDWVGWNTNYDDISGLAEALVDEETTLQDAGLSPTLRLHPPRKGHDGIKHPAKEGGQLGDHSTAEIDALLEAMR, from the coding sequence ATGGAAGCACTCGTGCAACTTCGCGGCGAGGTCGACGTCAGCGGCGACGTCGTCGACACCCTGATGATGCTCAACCTCGGCCGCGTCAACCACGCGACGCTCGTCCCCGAGACGGACGCCTACCGGGGCATGATCACGAAGGTCCACGACGTGGTCGCCCACGGCGAACCGTCCGTGGAGACGGTCGAATTGCTCCTCGAAAGCCGGGCCGAGCCCGCCGAGGGCGGAGAAGACGTAGACGACGATTGGGTCGGCTGGAACACCAACTACGACGATATCTCGGGTCTTGCCGAGGCGCTCGTAGACGAGGAGACGACGCTGCAGGACGCCGGTCTCTCGCCGACGCTACGTCTGCATCCGCCCCGGAAAGGGCACGACGGCATCAAACACCCCGCCAAAGAGGGGGGCCAGCTCGGCGATCACTCGACTGCGGAGATCGACGCACTGCTGGAGGCGATGCGATAA